The Streptomyces cyanogenus DNA segment GGTCCTGACGTACAACGGTGAGCTGTACAACGCCCCAGAGCTGCGTGCCGAGCTGGCGGCCGCCGGGGTGCGCTTCCGCGGTACCTCCGACACCGAGGTGCTGCTGGAGGCCTGGCGGCGCTGGGGCACGGACTGTCTGCCCCGGCTGCGCGGCATGTTCGCGTTCGGGATCTTCGACGAGCGCACCGGTGACCTGGTGCTCGCCCGCGACCAGCTCGGCATCAAGCCGCTGTTCCTGCTCCGGCGCGGCGAGGGCCTGGTGTTCGCCTCCGAGCTGAAGGCGCTCGCCGGCGTGACCGGCGGGTCGCTCCAGGTGGACCATGCGGCGCTGGTGGCCTCACTGCTGTACTACTGGGTGCCGGACTCACGGTGCGCGTTCCGCGAGGCGGAGAAGCTGCCGCCGGGGAGCTGGCTCAGGTGCCGGCCCGACGGGCGGGTGGAACGCGGCCGGTTCTGGAACCTGAGGGAGGTCGCCGCCGAGGCCCGGGATCGGGCCCGGAGCGGCGAGCAGCCGGATGTCGCCGCCGCCGTCGAGGAGTCGACCCGGCGCCACCTGCTCTCCGACGTACCCGTGGCGACTTTCCTGTCCGGCGGGCTGGACTCCAGTTACCTGACCGCACTGGCGGCCCGCGACCGCCCCGGGATCTCCGCGTACACCATCGGGTTCCGGGCCGAGGACGCCCGGTTCGAGGCGATGCCGGACGACCTGCGCTATGCACGGCGGGTGGCCGAGCGGTTCGGCGTCGACCTCCACGAGATCGAGATCGCCCCGAACGTGCTCGACCTGCTGCCGCAGATGACCTACCACCTGGACGAGCCGATCGGCGACCCCGCCGCGATCAACACGTTCCTGATCTGCTCGGCCGCCCGGGAGGCCGGGGTCAAGGTGATGCTCTCGGGGATGGGGGCCGACGAGCTGTTCGCCGGTTACCGCAAGCACCTGGCCAACCTGCTCGCGCTGCGCTACCAGCGCGTCCCGCGTCCCCTGCGGCGCGGCCTGTCCAGGGCCGTGGACCGGCTGCCGGTCGCGACGAGCCGCCGGGGCTACCGGTCGGTGCGCTTCGCGAAGCGGTTCCTCTCCTTCGCCGACCTGCCCGAGGAGACCGCGTTCCGGCGCAGCTACACCATGTACGACCGGGACGAGCTGCTCGGCCTGGTCGATCCGGACCTGGCCGGGACGGTCGAGGACGTGCTGACCGAGCACGCGGACACCTACCGGGACAACGACCTCGACGACTTCGTCAACCGCATGTGCCTGGCCGACGCCCGGATGTTCCTTCCGGGCCTGAACCTCGCGTACACGGACCGGTCGAGCATGGCCGCGTCGACCGAGGTGCGGGTGCCGTACGTGGACGTCGAGGTGGTCAAGGCGGCGTTCGCCGTGCCCGGTGACCGGAAGATCGCCGGACGGCAGGGCAAGGCGGTTCTGAAGGAGGCGGCCGCCTCGGTCCTGCCCCGGGAGATCGTGTACCGGCCCAAGGGCCTGTTCAGCGCCCCGCTGCGCGCCTGGATGAGCCGGGACCTGGCCCCGCTGGTGCGCGACGTGGTCGACGACGGCGTGCTCGTCCGTTCCGGGTTCCTGCGCCGCGACGCGCTGGCGCGGATGGTCGCCCAGGACGCCGCCGGGCACCGGGACTTCTCCAAACATCTGTGGCATGTGCTGACTCTCGAGTACTGGTACCGCAGCGCGACCTCCGGGACCGGCCAGAACTCCCCCTCGACGGCGTAGAGACAAGAGGACTTCAGGTGAAACAGGTTGTGCAGAACTACAAGAGCGGTGAGCTGGCGCTGCTCGACGTGCCGGTGCCGGGGTGCAAGCCGGGCGGTGTGCTGGTGCGCAGTGCCTATTCGCTGATCTCCACCGGGACCGAGCTGATGAAGGTCTCGGAGGCCGGCATGTCGATGCTGGGCAAGGCCCGCTCCCGGCCGGACCAGGTGGCCAAGGTCGTGCAGAGCGTGGCCGCCAACGGGGTGCCCGCCACCTACCGCAAGGTGATGGGCAAGCTGGACTCCTACACACCGCTGGGCTACTCGCTGTGCGGGGTGGTCGAGCAGGTCGGCGCCGGGATCGACGATGTGAAGGTCGGTGACCTGGTGGCCTGCGCCGGCAACGAGCACGCGTTGCACGCCGAGCTGAACTGGGTGCCGAAGAACCTCTACGCCCGGGTGCCGGAGGGCCTCGCGCCGCGGCACGCCGCCTTCGGCACCGTCGGGTCGATCGCGTTGCAGGGCGTCCGCCGCGGCGAACCGCAGCTCGGCGACGTGGCGCTGGTCATCGGGCTCGGGCTGATCGGGCAGCTGGTGGTGCAGTTGCTGGCCGCCTCGGGAGCCCGCGTCATCGGGGCCGACCCCGACCCGGCGCGCTGCGAGCTGGCCGAGCGCCTGGGCGCTGCGGCCTGCGGCGACCCCGCCTCCGCGGCCGTGGAAACCGCCGTCGCCGAACTCACCGACGGCCACGGCGTGGACCAGGTGTACCTGGCCGCCGGCGGCGGCAGCAACCAGCCCGTCGAGCTGGCCGCCCGGCTGAGCCGGGACCGTGGGCGGGTCGTCGACATCGGCAAGTGCCGCCTGGACCTGCCGTGGAACGCGTACTACGAGAAGGAGCTCGACGTCCGGTTCTCCCGCAGTTACGGCCCCGGGCGCTACGACCCGGAGTACGAGCTGGAGGGCCGGGACTACCCGATCGGCTACGTGCGCTGGACCGAGCGCCGCAACCTGGCGTGTTTCCTCGATCTCGTCGCCCGCGGCAGCGTCGACGTGGAGCCGCTGGTCTCCCACGTCGCCGACTTCGATGACGCCGTCGAGACCTACCAGCGCCTGAAGGACGGCGAGCTGAAGGCCGTCGCCGTGCTGTTCCGCTACCCCGAACACGCGGGGACGGCGGAGGAGACGGCGGCCCCGGCGGTGGCCGTGCCCGCGGTGAAGCCACCCAGCGGCGGGCTGTCCGCCCCGGCCCGGGCCGCCGGTGCGCCGGTGCGCCTGGCGTTCGTCGGCGCGGGCAACTACGCGACGTCGATGCTGCTGCCGCACCTGGCCCGGCGCGACGGCGTGACGTTGTCGACCGTCGTCACCACGACGGCGCTGTCCGCGGCCAACGCGCAGCGAAAGTTCGGCTTCGACGAGGCGACCACCGATCTCGACGCCGTGCTCGGTGACAAGTCCATCGACGCGGTGTTCGTCGTCACCCGGCACAGCTCGCACGCCGAACTGACCCGCAGAGCGCTGCTGGCCGGCAAGTCGGTGTTCGTGGAGAAGCCGTTGGCGCTCACCGAGGACGAGCTGGCCGGTGTGCTCGCGGCGGTGGAGGAGTCCGGCAACGACCGGCTGCAGGTGGGCTTCAACCGCCGGTTCGCGCCGCTGCTGCGGGAGGCCAGGAACCGGTTCGGCGCCCGGACGGGTCCGGCGAACCTGCGCTACCTGGTCAACGCGGGCCGCCTCGACCACGGCAGCTGGTACCTGCAGCAGGGCACCGAGGGCTCCCGGTTCGCCGGCGAGGGCGGGCACTTCATCGACACGGCGAGCTGGCTGCTCGACGCCGACCCGGTCTCGGTGTACGCGGTCGCCTCGTCGGGCAACGAAGACCTGCAGGTCGTCCTGCGCTACCCGGACGGGTCCACCGCCACCATCAGCTACGTCACCACCGGCGCGCCCGGCTTTCCCAAGGAGACGCTGGACCTGGTCGCGGACGGCAAGGTGCTGCGGCTCGACGACTTCGTCCGTGCCTCGGTCCACGGCCACAAGCGGTGGGTCAGTTCGCGGCTGCCCAAGGCCCGGGACAAGGGCCAGAACGCCGAACTGGCCGCGTTCGTCAAGGCCGTGCGGACCGGCGGGCCGATGCCGGTGCCGCTTCGGTCGCTGGTCGCCACCACGGCGGCCACCCTCGCCGTGCAGACCGCCGTGGCCGGCGGCGCCCCGGTGACGTTGGCGAGGACGCGATGACGATGAGCGCGGGCTGGTACCTGCGGCGGCTGTCCCGGATGGGGCCGCGGGAGGTCGGCGGCCGGGTGGGTGACGCGGTGCGCAGGCGGCGGTGGCGGTCGGTGCCGCCGGACTGCCCGGGCGTGACCGGCGCCCGCTTCACCGCGCTCCTGCCCGCGGGGACGATCGCCGCCGTGCCGCCGGACGCCGCGAAACGTCTGCTCGCCGAGGCGGACCGGCTGATGGACGGGCACGCCGAGTTCTTCGGGGTGGTCCGCGACGACCTGGCCGACCCGGACTGGTGGTACGACCCGAAGACCGGGCGCCGCGCTCCCCTGGGCTACGCCTTCGACGTGCCGTACCGGAACGAGGACGCGGTCGGGGACATCAAGCAGATCTGGGAGCCGTCCCGGCACCAGTACCTCACCGTGCTCGCCGCCGCCTACGCGATCACCGGGGACGAGCGGTACGCCGAGCGGGTGGCCCGACACCTGCGGTCGTGGTGGGCGGGCAACGCGCCCCTGCGCGGAGTGCACTGGACCAGTGGCATCGAGCTGGGGATCCGGCTGCTGTCCTGGGTGTGGATCCGCCGGCTGCTCGACGGCTGGCCGGGTGCGGCCGGGCTGTTCGAGGACAACCCCGTCGCGCGGAACCAGATCTGGCACCACCAGCGCTGGCTGGCCGCCTTCCCCAGCCGGGGGTCGTCGGCGAACAACCACGTCATCGCCGAGGCCGCCGGGCAGTTCGCCGCGGCCTGCGCGTTCGGCTGGTTCCCCGCCTCGGCGCGCTGGCGGGCCGACGCGCTGCGGTCGCTGGATCGGCACCTGCGCGGCAACACCTTCCCCTCCGGCCTCAACCGCGAACTGGCCACCGAGTACCACGGACTCGTGCTGGAGCTGGGCCTGGCCGCGGTGGCGGAGGCGGACGCCGCCGGCGTGCCGGTGCCCGCGACCGTCCGGCTGGTGCTGCTGCGGATGACCGACGCGCTCGCGGCCATCGTGGACGGCCGGCTGCGGCCGCCGCGCCAGGGGGACGCGGACGACGGGCACGGTCTGGTGGTGGACGGCACGGGCACCGACCGCTGGGCCTCGCTGCTGGCCACCGGGGACGCTGTGTTCGGCCGGCTCGCCTGGTGGCCGGCGGTGACCGGCACCGATGTGCGCACCCCGCTGCTGGCCGCGCTCATCCGGCCGTACGCGAGAAACGGCACCGCACCGGCCGTGCCCCGCCCGGCAGGCCGGCCGGCCCACTTCGCCGACGCGGGGATGACCATCCTGCGCGGTCCGGGGGAGATCTGGTGCCGCTGCGACGGCGGTCCGCACGGCTTTTTGTCCATCGCCGCGCACGCCCACGCGGACGCGCTGTCCGTCGAGGTCCGGTACGACGGGGTCGACGTGCTCGCCGACCCGGGGACGTACTGTTACCACGGGCAGCCCGAGTGGCGGCGGTACTTCCGGTCGACCCTCGGCCACAACACCCTGCAACTGGACGGCGCGGACCAGTCCGTCTCCGGTGGCCCGTTCCTGTGGACCCGGCATGCCAGGAGCCGCGTCCTGGTCACCGGCACGTCCGACGGGGGCGTGAGCCGCTGGTGTGCGGAGCACGACGGTTACGGGCGCTGCGTGCACCGCCGCCGGGTGGAGCTGACCGCCGCGAGCCGGGAGCTGAGAATCCTGGACGAGGTGCCCGGCCCGCGCCGGGCCGCGCGCCTGGCGTTCCACCTCGGACCGGCCGTCAGCGCGGACCTGGCGGGCCATCGGGCCGTGCTCACCTGGACCAGGGACGGCGAGGACCGGTCCGCGGTGCTCGAACTGCCCGGGCAGCTGTCCTGGCGGGCGCACCGCGGCGAGACCGATCCGCCGCTGGGCTGGTACTCCGCCGGCTTCGGGCGCAAGGAACCCACCACCACGCTGATCGGCACCGGTTTCACGGACGGCGCGGAGGGCTTCACCACCGTGCTCGGGTTCCGCGGCTAGGGGGGCGCGTGGGGATCAAGAGGCGGCACTGGGCGTCGGCGGCGGCACCGCTGACGCTGGCCCTGCTGGCGGCGACCGGCTGTGAGAGCAGCACGGCGGCCACGCGGCCGGAGCCGACCGCCGCGCCGTCCACGTCCGCGGCCCGGTCCGTGGCCCAGGTGTGCGCCAAACCCGCCACCGGCCCGGCGAAGGCGCCGGCGGGCGCGGTGACGGTCGACCCCGCGGTGGTCGGTGACCTCGCCGCGAAGACCAGGAGCAGCCCCCCGAACACCACGTTCTGGCTCCGGCCGGGCCGGCACAGACTCGACCCGGACCGCTACGCCCAGGTCGTCCCCAAGAAGGGGGACAGCTACCTGGGCG contains these protein-coding regions:
- the asnB gene encoding asparagine synthase (glutamine-hydrolyzing), coding for MCGIAGTYRWPDGKAVTDRLTDTLAHRGPDGAGRYSHPAGDGEVHLGHRRLSIIDLSETGAQPMVSAGLVLTYNGELYNAPELRAELAAAGVRFRGTSDTEVLLEAWRRWGTDCLPRLRGMFAFGIFDERTGDLVLARDQLGIKPLFLLRRGEGLVFASELKALAGVTGGSLQVDHAALVASLLYYWVPDSRCAFREAEKLPPGSWLRCRPDGRVERGRFWNLREVAAEARDRARSGEQPDVAAAVEESTRRHLLSDVPVATFLSGGLDSSYLTALAARDRPGISAYTIGFRAEDARFEAMPDDLRYARRVAERFGVDLHEIEIAPNVLDLLPQMTYHLDEPIGDPAAINTFLICSAAREAGVKVMLSGMGADELFAGYRKHLANLLALRYQRVPRPLRRGLSRAVDRLPVATSRRGYRSVRFAKRFLSFADLPEETAFRRSYTMYDRDELLGLVDPDLAGTVEDVLTEHADTYRDNDLDDFVNRMCLADARMFLPGLNLAYTDRSSMAASTEVRVPYVDVEVVKAAFAVPGDRKIAGRQGKAVLKEAAASVLPREIVYRPKGLFSAPLRAWMSRDLAPLVRDVVDDGVLVRSGFLRRDALARMVAQDAAGHRDFSKHLWHVLTLEYWYRSATSGTGQNSPSTA
- a CDS encoding bi-domain-containing oxidoreductase, with product MKQVVQNYKSGELALLDVPVPGCKPGGVLVRSAYSLISTGTELMKVSEAGMSMLGKARSRPDQVAKVVQSVAANGVPATYRKVMGKLDSYTPLGYSLCGVVEQVGAGIDDVKVGDLVACAGNEHALHAELNWVPKNLYARVPEGLAPRHAAFGTVGSIALQGVRRGEPQLGDVALVIGLGLIGQLVVQLLAASGARVIGADPDPARCELAERLGAAACGDPASAAVETAVAELTDGHGVDQVYLAAGGGSNQPVELAARLSRDRGRVVDIGKCRLDLPWNAYYEKELDVRFSRSYGPGRYDPEYELEGRDYPIGYVRWTERRNLACFLDLVARGSVDVEPLVSHVADFDDAVETYQRLKDGELKAVAVLFRYPEHAGTAEETAAPAVAVPAVKPPSGGLSAPARAAGAPVRLAFVGAGNYATSMLLPHLARRDGVTLSTVVTTTALSAANAQRKFGFDEATTDLDAVLGDKSIDAVFVVTRHSSHAELTRRALLAGKSVFVEKPLALTEDELAGVLAAVEESGNDRLQVGFNRRFAPLLREARNRFGARTGPANLRYLVNAGRLDHGSWYLQQGTEGSRFAGEGGHFIDTASWLLDADPVSVYAVASSGNEDLQVVLRYPDGSTATISYVTTGAPGFPKETLDLVADGKVLRLDDFVRASVHGHKRWVSSRLPKARDKGQNAELAAFVKAVRTGGPMPVPLRSLVATTAATLAVQTAVAGGAPVTLARTR
- a CDS encoding heparinase II/III family protein; this translates as MTMSAGWYLRRLSRMGPREVGGRVGDAVRRRRWRSVPPDCPGVTGARFTALLPAGTIAAVPPDAAKRLLAEADRLMDGHAEFFGVVRDDLADPDWWYDPKTGRRAPLGYAFDVPYRNEDAVGDIKQIWEPSRHQYLTVLAAAYAITGDERYAERVARHLRSWWAGNAPLRGVHWTSGIELGIRLLSWVWIRRLLDGWPGAAGLFEDNPVARNQIWHHQRWLAAFPSRGSSANNHVIAEAAGQFAAACAFGWFPASARWRADALRSLDRHLRGNTFPSGLNRELATEYHGLVLELGLAAVAEADAAGVPVPATVRLVLLRMTDALAAIVDGRLRPPRQGDADDGHGLVVDGTGTDRWASLLATGDAVFGRLAWWPAVTGTDVRTPLLAALIRPYARNGTAPAVPRPAGRPAHFADAGMTILRGPGEIWCRCDGGPHGFLSIAAHAHADALSVEVRYDGVDVLADPGTYCYHGQPEWRRYFRSTLGHNTLQLDGADQSVSGGPFLWTRHARSRVLVTGTSDGGVSRWCAEHDGYGRCVHRRRVELTAASRELRILDEVPGPRRAARLAFHLGPAVSADLAGHRAVLTWTRDGEDRSAVLELPGQLSWRAHRGETDPPLGWYSAGFGRKEPTTTLIGTGFTDGAEGFTTVLGFRG